In Actinopolyspora saharensis, the genomic window ATTCCTACAGAGATGTCCTGACCGAGTGGTACGCGACCTACGTCGGACTGGAATCCGAGGCGTCTTCAATGCGCACTTTCGAGCCGGAAGCGGTTCCGGGATTGTTGCAGACGGAGGAATACGCCCGCGCGATCACGCGGGAGACCCTTGTCGCGGCGTCCGAGTCGGAGATCAGTCGCAGGGCGGAACTGCGAATGCGGCGCCAGCACAGGATCACCGGCCGGGATCCGCTCGAATTGTGGGCGGTGATCGGCGAGGCCGCGCTGCACAGCAGGGTGGGCGGGACGGAAGTGCTGCGGGAGCAGCTGCGCCGCCTGCTGGAACTGGCGCGGCAACCGCACATCACGCTGCAGGTCATGCCGCTGGAGGCCCGGGCCCACCCGGCGCGGATGGGCCCGTTCGTGATTCTGCGTTACGCGGAGGAGATCGACCCGGACATCGTCCACCTGGAGACGCACGCCGGGGGTTTGTCCCTCGAAGAGGAGAACGAGCTGTCGAACTACGACGCCATGATGGAGCATCTGGGTGCGCACGCCCACGAACCGCGGAAATCGCTGGACGTGATAAGCGCACGAATAGGAGAACTCTAGATGTCTGAATTCTTTTCATGGCGGCGGAGCAGTCGCACCCAGGGGCAGGGTCAGTGCGTCGAAGTCGGTTTCGCGGAAAACGCGGTCGGGATCCGGGACAGCAAGAACCCGCTCGCAGGTTTGCTGACCGTGCAACGCGCGCAGTGGCGGGCCTTCCTGGAAAGGATCCGGAAAGGCAACGCCCAGCGCTGAGCCGGACGTCTCCGACGGTGCGGGGCGGAGCGGGCTCCGCCCCGCACCGGAAGTGCCTCGCGGTGCGCGGGTGCCTCAACGTTCGGCGGGTGTCCCGCCAGCGGCAGGCGGTTCCCGTCCGACCCCGTCGGCGGTGGACCCCTCGCCGGTGGGCCCGGCGGGATCAGCGCGCAGGAACGGGGTCAGCAGACCGGGAACCGCCTCGTCCGCGAGAGCCACCCCGGCGGAGGGCTCCACGTCGTGGACCGAGTACTGACCGTCCCCCGCGGCGGTGGTGGCGCTCATGGTCACCAGCCCGGCCAGCCGCTGGAACGGGGACTGCCGGACGCGCCACCCGATGATCGCGTTGCGCTGGAGCTGCACCGTCCTCCGGACGGCGGTTCCGTGGCGGGTGACGAGGAAGTCGCCGCGGAGCTCGTGCCCCAGGTTGCGGTAGGCGTCCCACGCGAACAGCGCGGCGGGCAGCGCGGTCAGCACCGCCCCGAGCGGACTCCACCACGGGAGCGGACCGAGCAGCCGCGCCACGACCGTCGCGCCGATCAGCACCAGGACGACGAGCACCGCCCGCGTCATCCTCCTGCGCAGCGCCGCGCGCGGGTGCCCTCGCAGGTTCCCCGACCGCCCGGTGCCGTCGGCGCGTTCCAGGACCTCGGCGCCGATCCGTTCCGCGACGTGACGCGGGGCGGGCG contains:
- a CDS encoding helix-turn-helix domain-containing protein — its product is MTVSPTVRRRRLAAELRRLRAASEVTQQQAARYLGCTQAKVGRFETAKRSPTVGDVAALLEFYEVDGTTKHRILELARESRKRAWWHSYRDVLTEWYATYVGLESEASSMRTFEPEAVPGLLQTEEYARAITRETLVAASESEISRRAELRMRRQHRITGRDPLELWAVIGEAALHSRVGGTEVLREQLRRLLELARQPHITLQVMPLEARAHPARMGPFVILRYAEEIDPDIVHLETHAGGLSLEEENELSNYDAMMEHLGAHAHEPRKSLDVISARIGEL
- a CDS encoding DUF397 domain-containing protein — translated: MSEFFSWRRSSRTQGQGQCVEVGFAENAVGIRDSKNPLAGLLTVQRAQWRAFLERIRKGNAQR